The following are encoded in a window of Vicugna pacos chromosome 28, VicPac4, whole genome shotgun sequence genomic DNA:
- the FOXI3 gene encoding forkhead box protein I3 → MLSPERRDQPRSPLAAAAPHPPTAADMALYCGDNFGVYSQPGLPPAAAAAAAPGAPPPARAPYGLADYTAPPAAAANPYLWLNGPAVGGPPAAAAYLGAPPPPPPPPPPPPGGAPGPFLQPPTAAGTFGCAQRPFAQPAPAAPASPAGPAAPGELGWLSMASREDLMKMVRPPYSYSALIAMAIQSAPERKLTLSHIYQFVADSFPFYQRSKAGWQNSIRHNLSLNDCFKKVPRDEDDPGKGNYWTLDPNCEKMFDNGNFRRKRKRRSETSSTSAAAAGASKSEDGLSSGLSSGVAGKPEGDSSSQSPEPPEGTKRTASSPGASMLTSTPCLNTFFSSLSTLSVSSSGGTQRALPGGRHLGLQGAQVPPSSTFPPSSVSEASPDTLQLSHSTSNAGGSQRSSYYSPFPASTSGGQSGPFGSPFYNFSVVNSLIYPREGSEV, encoded by the exons ATGCTCTCGCCCGAGCGGCGAGACCAGCCCCGCTCGCccctcgccgccgccgcgccgcacCCGCCGACGGCCGCCGACATGGCTCTCTACTGCGGCGACAACTTCGGCGTGTACTCGCAGCCCGGCCTgcccccggccgccgccgccgccgccgccccgggcGCCCCTCCGCCGGCCAGGGCGCCCTACGGGCTGGCCGACTACACCGCGCCGCCGGCCGCCGCCGCCAACCCCTACCTGTGGCTCAACGGGCCGGCCGTGGGCGGTCCCCCGGCCGCCGCCGCGTACCTGGGGgcccccccgccgccgccgccgccgccgccgccgccccccgggGGCGCGCCCGGGCCCTTCCTGCAGCCGCCGACCGCGGCCGGCACCTTCGGCTGCGCGCAGCGGCCCTTCGCGCAGCCCGCGCCCGCCGCGCCCGCCTCGCCCGCCGGGCCCGCCGCGCCGGGGGAGCTGGGCTGGCTGTCCATGGCCAGCCGCGAGGACCTGATGAAGATGGTGCGACCGCCCTACTCGTACTCGGCGCTCATCGCCATGGCCATCCAGAGCGCGCCCGAGCGCAAGCTCACGCTCAGCCACATCTACCAGTTCGTGGCCGACAGCTTCCCCTTCTACCAGCGCAGCAAGGCGGGCTGGCAGAACTCCATCCGCCACAACCTGTCGCTCAACGACTGCTTCAAGAAGGTGCCCCGCGACGAGGACGACCCAG GGAAAGGGAATTACTGGACCCTGGATCCgaactgtgagaaaatgttcGACAACGGGAACTTCCGCAGGAAGCGGAAGCGCCGCTCGGAAACCAGCAGCACCTCTGCGGCGGCCGCGGGGGCATCCAAGTCGGAAGACGGGCTGTCCTCGGGACTGAGCTCTGGAGTGGCTGGGAAGCCAGAGGGAGACAGCTCCTCTCAGTCCCCAGAGCCTCCCGAGGGCACCAAGAGGACCGCCTCCtccccaggagcatccatgctCACCTCCACCCCTTGCCTGAACACCTTCTTCAGCAGCCTCAGCACCTTAAGTGTCAGCAGCAGCGGGGGCACCCAGCGAGCTCTCCCCGGCGGCCGCCACCTAGGCCTCCAGGGCGCCCAGGTGCCCCCCAGCAGCACCTTCCCCCCCAGCTCCGTCTCGGAGGCCTCGCCAGACACCTTGCAGCTGAGCCACAGCACCAGCAACGCGGGCGGCAGCCAGAGATCTTCCTATTACAGCCCCTTCCCTGCCAGCACCAGCGGGGGTCAGAGCGGCCCCTTCGGCAGCCCGTTCTACAACTTCAGCGTGGTCAACAGCCTCATCTACCCCCGCGAGGGCTCCGAGGTATAG